CAGTCGGGCCTTACGCTAGGGGCGCTGCAACGCTACAACGACGCCCGGAAGGACCTGCGCAGGTCAATCTGCCCCCACCTGTTGCTGCCAGCCTGCTGCTGACGAAAGGATTGCCATGCCGCTTCCATCCTATCTGGAGGGACGTCTCTCGCTGCCGTTGATCGGGGCACCTCTGTTCATCGTTTCCAATCCCGATCTCGTCATCGAACAGTGCAAGGCGGGAATCATGGGCGCATTTCCCGCGCTCAATGCGCGGCCGCCGGAGATGCTCGATCAGTGGATCGGCCGCATCAAGTCGGAGCTCGACGCCCATGCCAAGGCTCATCCTGGAGCGATCGTGGCGCCGTTTGCGGTCAATCAGATCGTGCATCGTTCCAACGAGCGGCTGGAGCACGATGTCGACGTTTGCGTCAAGCACGAAGTCCCGTTCATCATTTCCAGCTTGCAGGCCCCGACCGCCATCGAGCGGCAAATCCATTCATACGGCGGGCGAATTTATCACGACGTCACAACCATTCGGCACGCGAAGAAGGCTCTGGACGAAGGCGCGGACGGGCTGATCCTGGTCTGTGCCGGGGCAGGCGGCCACGCCGGGACAATGAGTCCGTTCGCCCTGGTCGCTGAAGTCCGCCAATTTTTCGATGGCCCGATCATTCTTTCCGGAGCCATGGCCACGGGGGGCCAGATTCTGGCCGCGCAGGCGATGGGAGCGGATCTCGCGTACTTCGGGACGCGGTTCATCGCATCGAAGGAAGCCAACGCCTCGGATCGCTACAAACAGATGGTGGTGGAGAGCCAGGCCGCAGACATTGTCTACACGAGCCTGTTTTCGGGAGTGAAGGGCAACTACCTGGCTCACAGCATCGCCGAGGCAGGTCTGGATCCGGCCAATCTGCCGGAGGCCGACAAGTCCAAGATGGATTTCCGATCACGCGGGAGCGTCGAACGGCGCACTTGGCGCGACATATGGAGTGCCGGGCAGAGCTCGGGGATGATTACGGACGTACCGTCGACCACGGAAATCGTCGAACGGCTTCGCCGCGAATACGAATCGGCCAAACAGGGCCTGTGGGCACAGAGCGAACCGTTCCTGGCATCTGCCGCATGACCTCCCCGGGACCGGCTCCATGTGCGGAACCGGCAAGACTGATCGACGAGCCGTGCTGATCCTCCAGGGTGTCTTCGCACAGCTCGCGGTGATGAGCGACAAACACGTTGTCGAACTTTGTGGAGGACAGTCGAGTCTGCTGCGCGATCCCGCGTCAAACCGCATTCTGAACCGTGCGGACGCGACGCATCTTTCCTTGAACCGAGCGGCGGTTATGGTCCCCGCCTGACGAACCGTTGCAACTGCGTGGTGTGTCCGCCCAAGGCACTGCCCCCTGATCGCTGGCGGGA
This window of the Rhodospirillales bacterium genome carries:
- a CDS encoding nitronate monooxygenase family protein, which codes for MPLPSYLEGRLSLPLIGAPLFIVSNPDLVIEQCKAGIMGAFPALNARPPEMLDQWIGRIKSELDAHAKAHPGAIVAPFAVNQIVHRSNERLEHDVDVCVKHEVPFIISSLQAPTAIERQIHSYGGRIYHDVTTIRHAKKALDEGADGLILVCAGAGGHAGTMSPFALVAEVRQFFDGPIILSGAMATGGQILAAQAMGADLAYFGTRFIASKEANASDRYKQMVVESQAADIVYTSLFSGVKGNYLAHSIAEAGLDPANLPEADKSKMDFRSRGSVERRTWRDIWSAGQSSGMITDVPSTTEIVERLRREYESAKQGLWAQSEPFLASAA